CAATCGGAAATTTTGGAAACTTTTGAACCGTGGGTTTCTCTTGAAATTGTTCTGCCTTCTGAGTATTACGGAGCTCTTATGGATGTTTTGCAAAACATCCAAGGTAATTATGTCGATACGAAGTATTTAGGCCAAGAGAGAATGATTCTCTTTTATGAAGCTCCTCTTTCTGAAATTATAGTCGGATTTTACGATAAAGTTAAAAGCTCTACCAAGGGATATGCGTCAGTAAGTTATAACTTAATAGGATTTAGAGAAGGAGACCTTGTTAAGATGGAGGTTTTTATAGCAGGGAACAAGGAAGAGGCATTTTCTAAGATTGTTTCAAAAGAAAAGATTTTCAGCGAAGGAAAATCATTGGTTTTGAAATTAAAACAATTTTTGCCTTCCCAGCAGTTTGCTGTTGCTCTTCAGGTTTACCTTCACGGCAAGGTTATTGCAAGAGAAACGATAAGCGCAAGGAGAAAAGACGTTACAGGAGATTTATACGGAGGAGATTACAGCAGGAAGAGAAAGCTTTTGGAAAAGCAGAAAAAAGGCAAAAAAGCCCTTAAAGAAAAAGGGAGGGTTAAGATTCCCTCCAAAGTTTTTCTTGATGTGTATCGCGGTTAGGATTTAAAAAAAGGCGACAAAGGAAGTCAAAATCATGCTTAGAGCTATAAGGAAGACCAGAACAACCCAAACCGTCTTTACAAATTTGTTGTTTTTCATAAATTATGAGTTTTTAAAAATATGATAAAAAAGAAAAATAGAGACAGATTTTCTCTTAAGAATTTCTTTATTTCAATAATACTCTTTTTTGTCTTTTTGGCAATAACCTTTTCTTTAGTTGTTGCGAATATTAAAATAAAGCAAAGGAGGGCTGAGATTATTTCAAGGACTGAAATTGCAAAAAAAGAACTGGAAGCTCTTAGAGAATTAACGAAAATGCTGGAAACTGAGATAACAACAATTGATGATGATGAATATTTGGAACTTGTGGCAAGAGAGAGATTAGGATTGAAGCTTGAAGGAGAAGAAGTTGTTTTTATAGCAAGAGAAAAAGAGGAAACAGATAATATGGAAAATGAAGAAGAAAAAAAAGAAGAAGAAGGATGGTTTTTGAAAATAAAGGATTTTTGGAATCTTTTCAAATGATATAATGCGGGTATGGTTCAATGGCAGAACGTGTCCTTCCCAAGGATACGATACGGGTTCGATTCCCGTTACCCGCTCATTGATAAAAAAAGATTTAAAGAAAATACCCGCAAGATTTAATTTCTTGCGGGTAATGTTTTTTTGGGATTATCCTAAGACAATCCCTTAAAGGATTAATAAAATCTTTTTTTACGGCAGAAGATTGAAAGTTTCCATCATTTTTCTTATCCTTTCCTGGCTCTCGCAAGAAGGCGGCGTCATTGGAGACCGCCATATTGGATTCAATAAACCCATCATTGCCATTGCAAATTTTACGGGGATGGGATTGGTTTCAATAAACATAATCTGAGAGAGGGGAAAAAGCTTAAGATGAATTTCTTGCGCG
The DNA window shown above is from Candidatus Paceibacterota bacterium and carries:
- a CDS encoding septum formation initiator family protein, whose product is MIKKKNRDRFSLKNFFISIILFFVFLAITFSLVVANIKIKQRRAEIISRTEIAKKELEALRELTKMLETEITTIDDDEYLELVARERLGLKLEGEEVVFIAREKEETDNMENEEEKKEEEGWFLKIKDFWNLFK